One Desulfovibrio sp. Fe33 DNA segment encodes these proteins:
- a CDS encoding TIGR03905 family TSCPD domain-containing protein encodes MDNAHHHTASAGTVPSSRVHVEHYTPEAGVCTKEIDFVVDNGSIDYVNFSGGCEGNLKAIASMIEGMNVDFVLDRFSGITCGSKSTSCMDQFCHALQEYKEKHQTR; translated from the coding sequence ATGGATAACGCACATCATCACACAGCTTCCGCAGGCACAGTCCCGTCCTCCCGAGTACACGTTGAGCATTACACGCCTGAAGCGGGTGTTTGCACCAAGGAAATCGACTTCGTCGTGGATAACGGCAGCATCGACTACGTCAACTTTTCCGGTGGGTGCGAGGGCAACCTCAAGGCCATCGCTTCCATGATCGAAGGCATGAACGTGGACTTCGTTCTTGATCGCTTCAGCGGCATCACCTGCGGCTCCAAGTCTACCTCCTGCATGGATCAGTTCTGCCATGCCCTGCAGGAATACAAGGAAAAGCATCAGACCCGATAA
- a CDS encoding helix-turn-helix domain-containing protein, translating to MKESPRHRPGGKYCGRTAKLSKEQMNEIRRRSGQEEEKKALAAEFGISRQTLYRIIKG from the coding sequence GTGAAGGAATCGCCAAGGCATAGGCCAGGGGGCAAGTACTGTGGACGGACGGCAAAACTCTCCAAGGAACAGATGAACGAGATCAGGCGACGCAGTGGTCAGGAAGAGGAAAAGAAGGCGTTGGCAGCAGAGTTCGGTATTAGCCGCCAGACTCTTTACCGGATCATCAAGGGGTAG
- a CDS encoding ERCC4 domain-containing protein has translation MKIIRDSREQSPFHFEGDKYEGVAVIEGTLSTGDYSLAGLESRVAVERKSLADFVQSISTGRERFERELTRARGLDAFMVVVEAPFSDIVAGNYRSRMKPKAATQTAYSFMSRYRATFHFAQSRAWAEYATYHFLRHYARQMEREYKAAVA, from the coding sequence ATGAAGATCATCCGAGACAGCCGGGAGCAATCGCCCTTCCACTTCGAGGGCGACAAGTATGAGGGCGTAGCCGTGATCGAGGGCACTCTTTCAACTGGCGACTACTCGCTTGCTGGATTGGAAAGCCGGGTGGCCGTTGAGCGCAAAAGCCTGGCCGACTTCGTACAGTCCATCTCTACGGGCCGGGAACGCTTCGAGCGGGAGTTGACCAGGGCCAGGGGACTGGATGCCTTCATGGTAGTCGTAGAGGCCCCATTCTCTGATATCGTGGCCGGGAACTATCGGAGCCGCATGAAACCCAAGGCGGCGACACAGACGGCCTATTCGTTCATGTCCCGATACCGGGCGACCTTTCATTTCGCACAGTCCAGGGCATGGGCCGAGTACGCGACCTATCACTTTTTGCGGCACTACGCCCGACAGATGGAGCGGGAGTATAAGGCGGCGGTGGCATAG
- a CDS encoding DUF3987 domain-containing protein, whose amino-acid sequence MTPQDIISAFEAELHRAGIVPGEILADGELHRCGTQGKPQGKDAAYVLHLDQPASGWWQNWRTGESGTWTDGDSSAMSEAERQSLKARIERDRAARTKEQARRYAEARAKAVEALNGLPDAQDGNPYLTAKGVRAVARLRVDDDNLVVPVLGKDGQPQTLQFIHADGSKLFLPGGQVAGGFFPIKGDDGRLFIVEGLATGLSVYEATGATVLCAFNAGNLKPVAELARKTYPDREIVIAGDNDARTKGNPGRTKAEAAAQGVGGKLVVPLFEDRPDLSDFNDLHQLAGLDAVREQLARCNGPQPIEDQKPSEEDYPAPVHLDDVVLPQLQADMIPGPLAHICQDVAEALQVPLELSLTAALSAVATAVQGKARVQVKPGYSEPLNLFQCCALPPGQRKSGVVEIFKRPLVQWEKERRTEMVDAVRTAKSERATLEQAINAKRKKIASAKTNEDRRAVLDEVRQLEAELPEVPTIPRLLADDVTPEAMAEIMEPQGGRIAIIEAEGGILDTLAGRYSKGVANLDLVLKAWGQEAVHVDRRGRDPIVLESPTLTLALCPQPSVITVLGENSVMRGRGLVGRMLFWLPKSLLGSRGQTRAVSQTIEAEYNRLIRELLDLPARMGDDGQDTHHLIHLTPEALNVWEDFNKAVEEELGPGGEFADMTDWAGKLPGQAVRLAGLFHCAYCERPWDLKIGKDVMLAATNLASILVEHAKAALDLMGVDPRTECAKKIWGWLDRDGVERFTGRDALKRVRGTFPTMKEVSPGLDVLEEYGLIIKLPKQHKSQPYAVNPKARRS is encoded by the coding sequence ATGACCCCGCAAGATATCATCTCCGCGTTTGAGGCCGAGCTTCACCGTGCCGGGATCGTCCCCGGCGAAATCCTAGCAGACGGCGAGTTGCACCGTTGCGGGACCCAGGGGAAGCCGCAGGGTAAAGACGCTGCCTATGTGCTACATCTGGACCAGCCCGCGTCCGGTTGGTGGCAAAACTGGCGCACCGGAGAGTCCGGCACCTGGACGGATGGCGACAGTTCCGCAATGTCCGAGGCCGAGAGGCAGTCCCTCAAGGCCAGGATAGAGCGAGACAGGGCAGCCAGGACAAAAGAACAGGCCCGCCGCTATGCCGAGGCCCGCGCCAAGGCTGTCGAGGCCCTAAACGGGCTTCCTGACGCCCAGGACGGCAACCCGTATCTGACCGCCAAAGGAGTAAGAGCAGTTGCTCGGCTTCGTGTCGATGATGACAACCTGGTCGTGCCGGTCCTCGGCAAAGACGGGCAGCCGCAGACGCTTCAATTCATCCACGCGGACGGCTCCAAGTTGTTCCTTCCTGGTGGACAAGTTGCCGGTGGTTTTTTCCCAATCAAAGGCGACGATGGCCGGTTGTTCATCGTGGAGGGCCTTGCCACAGGTCTTTCCGTGTATGAGGCAACCGGGGCAACCGTTCTTTGCGCGTTCAATGCCGGGAACCTCAAACCCGTAGCGGAGCTGGCGCGGAAGACCTACCCCGACCGAGAGATCGTCATAGCTGGAGACAACGACGCTAGGACCAAGGGCAACCCCGGCAGAACCAAGGCCGAGGCCGCAGCGCAAGGCGTGGGAGGCAAGTTGGTTGTCCCCCTCTTTGAAGATCGCCCCGACCTGTCCGACTTCAACGACCTTCACCAATTGGCGGGGCTGGATGCTGTGCGGGAGCAATTGGCCCGGTGCAATGGACCTCAGCCCATCGAGGACCAAAAGCCGAGCGAGGAGGATTACCCCGCGCCCGTCCATCTAGACGACGTGGTGTTGCCTCAGCTTCAAGCTGATATGATCCCCGGTCCCCTGGCCCATATCTGTCAGGACGTGGCCGAGGCCCTACAGGTGCCGCTTGAATTGTCCCTGACAGCCGCCCTCTCTGCCGTTGCGACAGCCGTACAAGGCAAGGCCCGCGTCCAAGTCAAGCCGGGCTACTCCGAGCCACTGAACCTATTTCAGTGTTGTGCGCTTCCTCCCGGTCAAAGAAAAAGCGGTGTGGTGGAGATATTCAAACGGCCTCTTGTCCAATGGGAGAAAGAGCGCAGGACCGAAATGGTGGATGCTGTGCGAACGGCCAAGTCCGAAAGAGCTACACTGGAACAGGCCATCAACGCCAAGCGGAAGAAGATCGCCAGTGCAAAGACTAACGAGGACCGCAGGGCCGTCTTAGATGAAGTCCGACAACTTGAAGCCGAATTGCCGGAAGTCCCAACTATCCCCCGTTTACTTGCCGACGATGTAACCCCGGAGGCCATGGCCGAGATCATGGAACCGCAGGGAGGACGAATCGCCATTATCGAAGCTGAGGGGGGGATACTTGACACCTTGGCGGGCCGCTATTCCAAGGGCGTTGCCAACCTAGACCTTGTGTTGAAGGCGTGGGGGCAAGAGGCTGTCCATGTTGACCGACGCGGGCGTGATCCAATCGTGTTGGAGTCACCGACGTTGACCCTTGCTCTTTGTCCGCAGCCGAGCGTTATAACGGTCCTCGGCGAAAACAGCGTCATGCGCGGGCGTGGGTTGGTAGGCCGTATGCTGTTCTGGCTGCCCAAGAGCCTGCTTGGAAGCAGGGGGCAAACCCGAGCCGTATCACAGACGATAGAGGCCGAGTACAACCGCTTGATAAGGGAACTCTTGGACCTCCCCGCCCGTATGGGCGATGACGGCCAGGATACCCACCACCTGATCCACCTGACCCCCGAAGCGTTAAACGTATGGGAGGACTTCAACAAGGCTGTTGAGGAAGAACTCGGCCCCGGTGGAGAGTTCGCAGATATGACCGATTGGGCGGGAAAGCTCCCCGGCCAGGCAGTGCGGTTAGCTGGCCTTTTCCATTGCGCATATTGTGAACGCCCTTGGGACCTCAAAATTGGAAAAGATGTGATGTTGGCAGCAACCAACCTTGCATCCATATTGGTGGAACATGCCAAGGCAGCCCTTGACCTCATGGGCGTCGATCCTCGGACCGAGTGTGCTAAGAAAATATGGGGTTGGCTAGATCGTGACGGCGTGGAGCGATTCACAGGGCGTGACGCATTGAAAAGAGTCCGAGGGACGTTCCCCACTATGAAAGAGGTTAGCCCCGGCCTGGATGTTCTGGAAGAGTATGGGCTGATTATCAAGCTGCCAAAGCAACACAAAAGCCAACCTTATGCGGTCAACCCCAAGGCCAGGAGATCATAA
- a CDS encoding helix-turn-helix transcriptional regulator yields MTSGTPVFPDTGFLRIKQLLNFIPASEPTIWRWIKNGQFPKPVKLGPRTTAFDVAAVREWMEERNREPKDGEAA; encoded by the coding sequence ATGACATCTGGCACCCCGGTATTCCCTGACACCGGCTTCCTGCGGATCAAGCAGCTTCTCAACTTTATTCCTGCAAGCGAACCCACCATTTGGCGCTGGATTAAAAATGGCCAGTTTCCCAAGCCCGTAAAACTCGGACCGCGTACTACCGCCTTTGACGTTGCCGCCGTCCGTGAGTGGATGGAGGAGCGCAACCGCGAACCCAAGGACGGGGAGGCTGCCTGA
- a CDS encoding tyrosine-type recombinase/integrase, whose product MPLTDVTCRNAKPKEKIYRLFDEKGLYLEVSPRGGKWWRLKYRFGGKEKRLSLGTYPDVSLSEARDKRRDFRKLLDNGQDPSQVRQEEKALERAEGETFQTIALEWFDRYKHAFSKPYGKSIIQRLEKDVFPWLGHRAIRELTPPEILACIRRIESRGAAETARRQMQKIGQIMRFAVATGRAERDPTRDLQGSVPPPEKKHFAAITDVREVGALLNAIDGYHGQHTTRCALRLAPLLFVRPGELRKSEWSEFELEGKTPTWRIPPEKMKMRRPHLVPLSRQAVDVLADLYPLTGSGKYLFPGNRGDKPISANTLNAALRYLGYTNDQMTAHGFRAMASTLLNETGWEPDVIEAQLAHTPKNAIRAAYNRSQYLPQRREMMQSWADFLDKLKKDADGKVVPIFKQA is encoded by the coding sequence ATGCCGTTAACCGATGTGACCTGCCGGAACGCCAAGCCGAAAGAGAAAATCTACCGTCTTTTCGATGAGAAAGGACTATATCTTGAAGTCTCCCCGCGTGGGGGCAAGTGGTGGCGGCTCAAGTACCGTTTTGGGGGCAAGGAGAAGCGGCTCTCTCTCGGCACCTATCCCGACGTGAGTTTGTCCGAGGCCCGCGACAAGCGCCGCGACTTCCGCAAGCTACTGGACAACGGCCAGGACCCCTCTCAGGTCCGCCAGGAAGAAAAGGCGCTGGAACGTGCCGAGGGTGAAACCTTCCAAACTATCGCCCTGGAGTGGTTCGACCGCTACAAGCACGCCTTCTCCAAGCCCTACGGCAAATCCATTATCCAGCGTCTTGAAAAAGACGTCTTCCCCTGGCTAGGACACCGGGCGATCAGGGAGTTGACCCCGCCTGAAATCCTCGCATGTATCCGTCGCATTGAATCCAGGGGCGCGGCTGAGACTGCCCGGCGACAGATGCAGAAGATTGGCCAGATAATGCGCTTTGCGGTCGCTACAGGCCGTGCCGAGCGCGATCCTACAAGGGACCTTCAAGGCTCTGTCCCTCCCCCCGAGAAGAAACACTTTGCGGCGATAACCGACGTGCGCGAAGTCGGCGCATTGTTGAACGCCATAGACGGCTATCACGGCCAACACACAACCCGCTGCGCCCTACGCCTTGCCCCCCTGCTCTTCGTGCGTCCTGGCGAACTCCGCAAGTCTGAGTGGAGCGAGTTTGAACTGGAAGGCAAGACACCCACCTGGAGGATTCCCCCCGAAAAGATGAAGATGCGCCGCCCTCACCTTGTCCCGCTCTCCCGGCAAGCCGTTGACGTGCTGGCGGATCTCTACCCCCTGACCGGATCGGGCAAGTATCTTTTCCCCGGCAACCGTGGCGACAAACCCATATCAGCAAACACGCTGAACGCGGCCTTGCGCTATCTCGGATACACCAATGACCAAATGACCGCCCACGGCTTCCGAGCTATGGCCTCCACCCTCTTGAACGAAACGGGCTGGGAACCGGATGTTATCGAGGCGCAACTGGCCCATACCCCGAAAAACGCAATTCGAGCGGCATACAACCGAAGCCAATATTTGCCCCAGCGCCGCGAGATGATGCAAAGCTGGGCTGACTTCCTGGACAAACTGAAAAAGGACGCAGACGGCAAGGTGGTGCCGATTTTCAAGCAAGCATAA
- a CDS encoding NifB/NifX family molybdenum-iron cluster-binding protein encodes MIIALPTREGLIDDHFGHCDHYTLVTIEDNRITFSERMDSPQGCGCKSDIAPVLAERGVKVMLAGNMGQGALNILKNAGIEVIRGCSGPIEDVLDKWLSGELKDNQITCDHHDCDHHEGHDHNHLKPL; translated from the coding sequence ATGATAATCGCACTGCCCACCCGCGAAGGGCTCATCGACGATCATTTCGGCCATTGCGACCATTACACCCTCGTAACCATCGAGGACAATCGGATCACCTTCAGCGAGCGCATGGACTCGCCCCAAGGGTGCGGTTGCAAATCCGACATCGCCCCGGTTCTGGCCGAACGCGGCGTCAAGGTCATGCTGGCCGGCAACATGGGCCAGGGGGCGTTGAATATCCTGAAAAATGCCGGCATCGAAGTAATCCGAGGCTGCTCCGGCCCCATCGAGGACGTCCTTGACAAATGGCTGTCCGGCGAATTGAAGGACAACCAGATCACCTGCGATCACCACGATTGCGACCATCACGAAGGTCACGACCACAACCACCTGAAGCCGCTTTAA
- a CDS encoding nucleoside deaminase, translating to MAAPVAPQPPAGTTWRALMDVAFEEACKGSKAGEAPIGAALFTPTGTLLAAAHNKPIATHDPTGHAEILCLREAARIMGNYRLPGTIMAVTLEPCLMCTGALIHARVAGVVFAARDDRAGALVSNLQGCSLPFANHRLWTVEGVMGSECSSLLKRFFLERRK from the coding sequence ATGGCCGCGCCCGTCGCCCCCCAGCCGCCCGCCGGAACAACCTGGCGCGCCCTTATGGACGTTGCGTTCGAAGAGGCGTGCAAGGGTTCCAAGGCTGGAGAGGCCCCCATTGGCGCGGCCCTGTTCACACCTACGGGCACATTGCTCGCGGCGGCCCACAACAAGCCCATCGCCACCCACGACCCGACCGGGCACGCGGAAATTCTCTGCCTGCGCGAGGCGGCACGGATAATGGGCAACTACCGGCTGCCCGGCACCATCATGGCCGTGACCCTGGAGCCTTGCCTCATGTGCACGGGTGCGCTCATTCACGCCCGAGTGGCCGGAGTGGTCTTCGCGGCCAGGGACGACCGTGCCGGAGCTCTCGTCTCCAATCTGCAAGGCTGTTCCCTGCCGTTCGCAAACCACCGACTGTGGACCGTGGAAGGCGTCATGGGCAGCGAATGCTCGTCCCTGCTCAAACGGTTCTTTCTGGAACGCAGGAAATAG
- a CDS encoding phosphoribosylformylglycinamidine synthase subunit PurQ produces the protein MARVNALVITGYGTNCEKESAYALQQAGADNADIVYFSDLAAGHVRMDEYNYLLCPGGFLDGDDLGAAQAAALRWRWSIDADGKPVLDQLKGFFEKGGIILGICNGFQLLCKLGLLPAIGGRYFERQVSLSYNDSGRFEDRWVRLKANPASPCVFTKGIDCLDVPIRHGEGKIIPMDEATFQTLQKDNLIAVQYIHPETGEVTQEYPYNPNGSPLGIAGLTDPTGRILGLMPHPEAYNHKTNHPSWTRGTDPEMPLGLVMLEAGVRYLKDR, from the coding sequence ATGGCCCGCGTCAATGCACTCGTCATCACCGGATACGGCACCAACTGCGAGAAGGAATCCGCCTACGCCTTGCAACAGGCTGGTGCGGATAATGCCGATATCGTTTACTTTTCCGATCTCGCAGCGGGCCATGTCCGCATGGACGAATACAATTACCTGCTCTGCCCCGGCGGATTTTTGGACGGCGACGATCTGGGAGCGGCCCAGGCGGCGGCCCTGCGCTGGCGGTGGTCCATCGACGCGGACGGCAAACCCGTTCTCGATCAACTGAAGGGTTTCTTCGAGAAAGGCGGCATCATCCTCGGCATCTGCAACGGCTTCCAGCTTTTGTGCAAGCTCGGCCTGCTTCCGGCCATCGGCGGGCGGTATTTCGAACGCCAGGTTTCTTTGTCCTACAACGACTCCGGCCGGTTCGAAGACCGCTGGGTGCGCCTCAAGGCCAACCCCGCCTCGCCCTGCGTTTTCACCAAGGGCATCGACTGCCTCGACGTGCCCATCCGCCATGGCGAAGGCAAGATCATCCCCATGGATGAAGCCACCTTCCAGACCCTGCAAAAAGATAATCTCATCGCGGTCCAATACATTCATCCCGAGACCGGCGAAGTGACGCAGGAATATCCGTACAATCCCAACGGATCGCCGCTCGGCATCGCCGGGCTGACCGATCCCACGGGCCGTATTTTGGGCCTCATGCCCCACCCCGAAGCGTACAACCACAAGACCAATCACCCGTCCTGGACGCGCGGCACAGACCCGGAAATGCCGCTTGGCCTGGTCATGCTCGAAGCCGGGGTGCGCTACCTGAAGGACAGGTAG
- a CDS encoding CTP synthase produces MKTKFIFITGGVLSSLGKGLAAASIGALLQARGLKATIQKLDPYINVDPGTMNPFQHGEVYVTDDGAETDLDLGHYERYLGTALTQQNNYTSGSIYNSVIQKERRGDYLGGTVQVIPHITDAIKEAVINLPNGEDVALIEIGGTVGDIEGQPFLEAIRQLKNDLGKENVLFIHLTLVPFIKAAGELKTKPTQHSVKELRSVGIQPDIIICRSEVELPEDLKKKIALFCDVDQDAVFTCVDVDSIYKVPLKLYDEGVDQKIAILLKLPAKNAELGPWEKLNETLSNPKGSVKIGIVGKYVDLTEAYKSLHEALIHGGVANEVKVELEYVNSEKVTPANVEKKLKGLDGILVPGGFGSRGIEGKILSIKYARENKVPFFGICLGMQCACIEFARNVIGLEGANSEEFDKTTPHNIIYLMKEWYDFRTKKTETRCEDSEKGGTMRLGSYPCKLKKDTKAYEAYKAVNIDERHRHRFEYNNKYIEQFEANGMVLSGTAPDESLVEIVELPGHPWFLGCQFHPEFKSNPMKPHPLFREFIKAAKDEKAKK; encoded by the coding sequence ATGAAAACCAAGTTCATATTTATCACCGGTGGTGTCCTTTCTTCGCTGGGCAAGGGGTTGGCCGCTGCATCCATTGGAGCGCTTCTCCAGGCCAGGGGGCTCAAGGCCACCATCCAGAAGCTTGACCCCTACATCAACGTCGACCCCGGCACGATGAACCCTTTTCAGCACGGCGAAGTTTACGTCACTGACGACGGCGCCGAGACCGACCTCGACCTCGGCCATTACGAGCGCTATCTCGGAACGGCCCTGACCCAGCAGAACAACTACACTTCCGGCTCCATCTACAACTCGGTCATTCAGAAGGAACGCCGCGGCGACTACCTGGGCGGCACCGTGCAGGTCATCCCGCACATTACCGACGCCATCAAGGAAGCGGTCATCAACCTGCCCAACGGCGAGGATGTGGCCCTGATCGAGATCGGCGGCACCGTCGGCGACATCGAGGGACAGCCGTTCCTGGAGGCCATTCGTCAGCTCAAGAACGACCTGGGCAAGGAAAATGTCCTGTTCATTCACCTCACTCTGGTGCCGTTCATCAAGGCCGCGGGAGAGCTCAAGACCAAGCCCACCCAGCACTCCGTCAAGGAGCTTCGGAGCGTCGGCATCCAGCCCGATATCATCATTTGCCGTTCCGAAGTGGAACTGCCCGAGGACCTCAAGAAGAAGATCGCCCTGTTCTGCGATGTAGATCAGGACGCCGTCTTCACCTGCGTGGATGTGGATTCCATCTACAAGGTGCCGCTGAAACTTTACGATGAAGGCGTGGACCAGAAGATCGCGATCCTGTTGAAGCTGCCCGCCAAGAACGCGGAGCTTGGTCCGTGGGAGAAGCTCAACGAAACCCTTTCCAATCCCAAGGGCTCGGTCAAGATCGGCATCGTCGGCAAGTACGTGGACCTGACCGAGGCCTACAAGAGCCTGCACGAAGCGCTGATTCACGGCGGCGTGGCCAATGAGGTCAAAGTCGAGCTGGAATACGTGAACTCTGAAAAGGTCACACCGGCCAACGTCGAGAAGAAGCTCAAGGGCCTGGACGGTATCCTGGTACCCGGTGGCTTCGGTTCGCGGGGCATCGAAGGCAAGATCCTGTCCATCAAGTACGCTCGCGAGAACAAGGTCCCGTTCTTCGGTATTTGCCTGGGTATGCAGTGTGCCTGCATCGAGTTCGCCCGCAACGTTATCGGCCTGGAAGGCGCCAACTCCGAGGAGTTCGACAAGACCACCCCGCACAATATCATCTATTTGATGAAGGAGTGGTACGATTTCCGGACCAAGAAGACCGAGACCCGTTGCGAGGATTCCGAGAAGGGCGGCACCATGCGCCTGGGTTCCTACCCCTGCAAGCTCAAGAAGGACACCAAGGCTTACGAGGCCTACAAGGCCGTGAACATCGACGAGCGGCATCGCCATCGTTTCGAGTACAATAACAAGTACATCGAACAGTTCGAAGCGAACGGCATGGTTCTGTCCGGCACGGCTCCCGACGAGTCCCTGGTGGAAATTGTCGAACTGCCGGGTCATCCGTGGTTCTTGGGCTGCCAGTTCCACCCGGAATTCAAGTCCAACCCCATGAAGCCGCATCCCCTGTTCCGGGAATTCATCAAGGCGGCCAAGGACGAGAAGGCCAAGAAGTAG
- the kdsA gene encoding 3-deoxy-8-phosphooctulonate synthase, producing MADLYQVSRSGPFILAGPCAIESREIALETAGVLAELASRLNIPIIYKSSFDKANRTSVTSFRGPGLEKGLDILAEVKRTTGLPVVTDIHHPEQAAPVAEVADVLQIPAFLCRQTDLLVAAAETGRVVNVKKGQFLAPWDMRNVVDKIRSVGNDKVWLTERGSTYGYNNLVVDMRSIPQMKAFGVPVVMDATHSVQLPGGLGGASGGQREYVSVLASAAVAAGADGVFMEVHPNPDKALCDGPNSLPLAEVERLLKRLLALWEINRG from the coding sequence ATGGCGGACCTTTATCAAGTCAGCAGGTCCGGCCCGTTCATTCTGGCCGGACCCTGCGCCATTGAGAGCAGGGAAATAGCCCTCGAAACCGCCGGCGTGCTCGCCGAACTGGCTTCGAGACTGAATATCCCCATCATTTACAAGAGTTCCTTCGACAAGGCCAACCGGACCTCCGTGACCAGTTTTCGCGGCCCTGGCCTGGAAAAGGGCCTGGATATCCTGGCCGAGGTGAAGCGGACCACAGGGTTGCCCGTGGTCACGGACATTCATCATCCGGAACAGGCCGCGCCTGTGGCCGAAGTGGCGGATGTCCTGCAGATCCCGGCGTTCCTGTGCCGTCAGACCGACCTGCTGGTGGCCGCGGCCGAAACGGGTCGGGTGGTCAACGTCAAGAAAGGGCAGTTCCTGGCCCCCTGGGACATGAGGAACGTGGTGGACAAGATTCGGTCCGTCGGCAATGACAAGGTCTGGCTGACCGAGCGGGGTTCCACCTACGGCTATAACAACCTGGTCGTGGATATGCGTTCCATTCCGCAAATGAAGGCGTTCGGTGTTCCCGTCGTCATGGACGCCACCCATTCGGTTCAGCTTCCCGGCGGGTTGGGCGGAGCTTCGGGCGGACAGCGGGAATACGTGTCCGTCTTGGCCTCGGCCGCCGTTGCCGCCGGGGCGGACGGCGTGTTCATGGAAGTCCATCCGAACCCGGACAAGGCGCTGTGCGACGGTCCCAACAGCCTGCCGCTCGCCGAGGTGGAGAGGCTTTTGAAAAGACTTCTGGCCTTGTGGGAGATCAATCGTGGCTGA
- a CDS encoding KdsC family phosphatase, giving the protein MADVTALARKVRLLVLDVDGVLTDGGLYYGEDGLLMKRFNVQDGLGIKVAQAMGLEIGVITGLNQAPVENRVRELGIKFYYAGHHRKLPLFEEICEKAGVDPSEAAFMGDDWIDLAVMKRAGLALCVPNAVPEVVEAADWMSTRKGGEGAVREAISFILEAKGLKEQALKYWVD; this is encoded by the coding sequence GTGGCTGACGTGACCGCCCTGGCGCGGAAAGTCCGTCTGTTGGTGCTCGACGTCGATGGCGTGCTCACCGACGGCGGCCTTTATTATGGCGAAGACGGCCTGCTCATGAAGCGATTCAATGTACAGGATGGTCTCGGAATCAAGGTGGCCCAGGCAATGGGGCTTGAGATTGGGGTCATTACCGGATTGAACCAAGCTCCTGTGGAGAATCGAGTCCGGGAGCTGGGCATCAAATTCTATTACGCAGGCCATCACCGCAAGCTCCCGCTGTTTGAGGAGATATGCGAAAAGGCCGGTGTCGATCCGAGCGAAGCCGCTTTCATGGGCGACGACTGGATCGATCTGGCGGTGATGAAGCGCGCCGGTTTGGCCCTTTGCGTGCCCAATGCCGTGCCCGAGGTGGTCGAGGCAGCCGATTGGATGTCCACTCGCAAAGGCGGGGAGGGCGCGGTTCGCGAAGCCATCTCTTTCATCCTCGAAGCCAAGGGCCTCAAGGAACAAGCCCTCAAATACTGGGTGGATTAG
- the lptC gene encoding LPS export ABC transporter periplasmic protein LptC, with the protein MKSRPALILLVIFALGLLLGVGVNELFLSDPILESNDAADHAPVSREAMFADADISAEDIELVQGKQGSLDWKLLAKSAKYNQELGVIAVEFPQLTAFFGDDRQEVYVQSERGEVDQGNDNLTLYDRVRGRFGDLALDAQQLDYVGAIGKVYLKGGVSLRRPDMTVQAKALEIDLVTRQLVAAGGVEALLAPEGLDGSPLQDDKE; encoded by the coding sequence ATGAAAAGCCGTCCGGCTCTGATTCTGCTCGTCATCTTCGCTCTTGGGCTGCTTCTTGGCGTAGGCGTCAACGAACTCTTTCTTTCCGATCCCATTCTGGAATCGAATGACGCCGCAGACCATGCCCCTGTGTCCCGCGAAGCCATGTTCGCCGACGCCGATATTTCAGCCGAGGACATCGAACTGGTGCAGGGCAAGCAGGGGAGTCTGGACTGGAAACTCCTGGCCAAGAGCGCGAAATATAATCAGGAGCTCGGTGTCATTGCCGTGGAATTCCCCCAGCTCACCGCCTTTTTCGGCGATGACCGCCAGGAGGTCTATGTCCAGTCCGAGCGCGGCGAGGTGGACCAGGGAAATGACAACCTCACGTTGTACGACAGGGTTCGCGGTCGATTCGGAGATCTGGCCCTGGACGCGCAGCAGCTTGATTATGTGGGGGCGATAGGTAAGGTGTACCTCAAGGGCGGCGTTTCGTTGCGTCGTCCCGACATGACCGTCCAGGCGAAGGCCCTGGAGATCGATCTTGTCACGAGACAACTGGTGGCCGCGGGCGGCGTGGAAGCGTTGCTGGCCCCCGAAGGGCTGGATGGAAGCCCTTTGCAAGACGACAAGGAATAA